One Fusobacterium ulcerans DNA segment encodes these proteins:
- a CDS encoding ABC transporter ATP-binding protein, translating into MIKKIKKLFSKNEMKKLLGITVFSIIISLSEVVGLSTIVPFMAMVTNQNIIFENKYLKVIYSFFNFESTKNFIFYFGITIIIIFLIKNILNIFFNYILVSFSRNSYYQFTCKLMENYLKYPYQNFIKKNSNDLMKNITTEANLLVILIQNFLMMLSEICVVFFIYLVMLYVDLKITLFVTVFMGINILLIKHLILNKTKKWGIERSKAIEEYYQIIGSTFGNYKFIKLQSNDEKIMNNFQNSCNKYIKVDKKYMSSQPVPRLILEFLGFSIVVVLIIFSVIMYDENGLAKIMPIISIFFIGLYRILPSVNRIITHYQGILFYRKSLDIIVDELENEVENIENNPIEFNKNIELKDVCFEFEKGKEVLKNINLNIFKGEKVAFVGESGSGKTTLVDLITGLYKPKNGNVYLDDTKLEDKNIGYWRQSIGYIPQEVYLFDGTIADNVVFNREYNEERLIESLKKARIWEFLKKKEGIKTVVGDRGIMLSGGQKQRIAIARALYDNPEVLVLDEATSALDNETEEEIMKEIYDVSKDRTLIIVAHRLTTLKDCDRIFVISNGEVGRIVKSVEEL; encoded by the coding sequence GGAATAACAGTTTTTTCAATAATAATTTCTTTAAGTGAAGTAGTAGGACTATCAACAATAGTTCCATTTATGGCAATGGTAACTAATCAAAATATAATATTTGAGAATAAATATTTAAAAGTAATATATAGTTTTTTTAACTTTGAAAGTACTAAGAATTTTATATTTTATTTTGGAATAACTATAATAATAATATTTTTAATAAAAAATATTTTAAATATATTTTTTAATTATATTTTAGTATCTTTTTCTCGAAATTCATATTATCAATTTACATGTAAGTTAATGGAGAATTATTTGAAATATCCATATCAAAACTTTATAAAAAAGAACTCAAATGATCTTATGAAAAATATAACAACAGAAGCTAATTTATTAGTTATATTGATTCAAAATTTCTTAATGATGTTAAGTGAAATATGTGTAGTATTTTTTATATATTTGGTAATGTTATATGTTGATTTAAAAATAACTTTATTTGTTACTGTATTTATGGGGATTAATATACTTCTTATAAAACACCTAATATTAAATAAAACAAAAAAATGGGGAATAGAAAGAAGTAAAGCTATAGAAGAGTATTATCAAATAATTGGCTCAACATTTGGGAACTATAAGTTTATAAAATTACAATCAAATGATGAGAAAATAATGAATAATTTTCAAAATTCTTGTAATAAATATATAAAAGTTGATAAAAAGTATATGTCTTCTCAACCAGTACCAAGATTAATTTTAGAATTCTTAGGATTTTCAATAGTGGTAGTTTTAATAATATTTTCTGTAATAATGTATGATGAAAATGGATTAGCTAAAATAATGCCAATAATATCAATATTTTTTATAGGGTTATATAGAATACTGCCATCAGTAAATAGGATTATTACTCATTACCAAGGAATTCTTTTTTATAGAAAATCTCTTGATATCATAGTTGATGAATTAGAAAACGAAGTTGAAAATATTGAAAATAATCCTATAGAGTTTAATAAAAATATAGAATTAAAAGATGTATGTTTTGAATTTGAAAAAGGAAAAGAGGTTCTAAAAAATATAAATCTAAATATATTTAAAGGAGAAAAAGTAGCATTTGTAGGAGAATCAGGCTCTGGAAAAACAACTCTTGTAGATTTAATCACAGGACTATATAAACCTAAAAATGGAAATGTATATTTAGATGATACAAAGTTAGAAGATAAAAATATTGGATATTGGAGACAAAGCATAGGATATATACCACAAGAAGTCTATCTTTTTGATGGGACAATAGCAGATAATGTTGTATTTAATAGAGAATACAATGAAGAAAGATTAATAGAATCGTTAAAAAAAGCAAGAATATGGGAATTTTTAAAGAAGAAAGAAGGAATAAAAACAGTAGTAGGAGATAGAGGAATAATGTTATCTGGAGGGCAGAAGCAGAGAATAGCAATAGCTAGAGCTCTTTATGATAATCCAGAAGTATTAGTACTAGATGAAGCAACGTCAGCCTTAGATAATGAAACTGAAGAAGAGATAATGAAAGAAATCTATGATGTATCAAAAGATAGAACTTTGATTATAGTAGCTCATAGACTTACAACATTAAAAGACTGTGATAGAATATTTGTTATAAGTAATGGAGAAGTAGGAAGAATAGTAAAATCGGTAGAGGAATTATAG